One Cydia pomonella isolate Wapato2018A chromosome 14, ilCydPomo1, whole genome shotgun sequence DNA segment encodes these proteins:
- the LOC133525016 gene encoding uncharacterized protein LOC133525016, with protein MCNDINKSFKAQCLHCDAFSNMLRFLAIGGIFAFSFLICGISGQKNVGPGKWSVLNIMKCDNDNMMVIKLDANRRKVNRTHDGFNAKIELEEEINDDYGIRLDICKVVEGGCKDYSTMADDSLIKFVKKYAEGNVKTALEIANIDPPDFPVPIGVHNIKNYLFDYDELPPEGPYGEFMACGYLIKNAREVMCAKIHTLFEEVEDDEK; from the exons ATGTgtaatgatataaataaatcgtTTAAGGCACAATGTTTGCATTGCGACGCTTTCAGCAATATGCTGAGATTTCTCGCAATAGGAGGCATATTTGCTTTTAGTTTTTTGATTtgtggtatttccggacagAAGAATGTG GGCCCCGGAAAATGGTCAGTGCTGAACATAATGAAGTGTGACAATGACAACATGATGGTGATAAAACTGGACGCTAATAGGCGCAAGGTGAACCGGACGCACGACGGGTTCAACGCCAAGATCGAGCTGGAAGAGGAGATCAACGATGACTACGGG ATCCGCCTAGATATTTGCAAAGTGGTAGAAGGCGGGTGCAAAGACTACAGTACAATGGCGGACGACTCTCTGATAAAGTTCGTCAAGAAATACGCCGAAGGGAATGTGAAGACTGCATTGGAGATCGCCAATATAGATCCGCCAGATTTCCCCGTGCCCATC GGTGTCCACAACATAAAGAATTACCTTTTCGACTACGACGAGCTCCCACCTGAGGGCCCGTATGGCGAGTTTATGGCATGCGGCTATCTCATAAAGAATGCGAGGGAGGTTATGTGCGCTAAGATCCACACCTTATTCGAGGAAGTTGAAGATGACGAAAAGTAG